The Acipenser ruthenus chromosome 27, fAciRut3.2 maternal haplotype, whole genome shotgun sequence genome includes a window with the following:
- the LOC117426096 gene encoding peroxisome biogenesis factor 10-like isoform X2 — MTLQPANQPQLIRSTQKDDYYQNCLRNNANEAFQTLAGSKKWLEWRKEIELLSDLAYYCLTTFSGFQTLGEEYVNILQVDPTKRKVPSRARRGALICLHVFVPYLLDKMLVRLEHELQAETVGPRAPQTRDWNLTSFFRERAQWAVGRLTETQRRTLLHGTYVLRQGVTFAHRLHVALFYINGAFYHLGKRVSGISYLRVRGLPGDDRAVRTSYKLLGAVSLLQLALTVALQINNFRQRQRARQEWKQYRNLASSGSPLDPLAARTSRCVLCLEERRHSTATPCGHLFCWECITEWCNTKEECPLCREKFQPHRLVYLRNYK, encoded by the exons ATGACTCTGCAACCTGCAAACCAACCACAGCTAATCCGATCCACTCAGAAAGATGACTATTACCAGAATTGTCTTCGGAATAATGCCAATGAAGCTTTTCAGACATTAGCTG GATCTAAAAAGTGGCTGGAATGGAGGAAAGAGATTGAGTTGCTGTCAGACCTTGCATACTACTGTTTGACAACATTTTCAG GTTTTCAAACCCTCGGGGAGGAGTACGTCAATATCCTCCAGGTTGACCCCACTAAGCGGAAAGTCCCTTCCCGTGCCAGACGTGGAGCTTTAATCTGCCTTCACGTCTTTGTGCCGTATCTCCTGGACAAGATGCTGGTCCGGCTGGAGCATGAACTCCAAGCAGAAACCGTGGGGCCCCGTGCTCCTCAAACCAGAGACTGGAATCTGACCTCGTTCTTCAGGGAAAGGGCTCAATGGGCCGTGGGGAGactcacagagacacagaggAGGACGCTTCTTCATGGGACGTACGTTCTGAGGCAAGGAGTCACGTTTGCACACAGACTGCATGTAGCTCTCTTCTATATTAACGGAGCATTTTACCACCTTGGGAAGAGGGTATCAGGCATTAGCTAT CTCCGTGTTCGAGGGTTGCCAGGAGATGACCGCGCTGTCCGTACCAGTTACAAGCTCTTGGGTGCGGTGTCGTTACTGCAGCTGGCACTGACGGTTGCGTTGCAGATCAACAACTTCAGACAGAGGCAGAGGGCCAGGCAGGAGTGGAAACAATACAGAAACCTCGCCTCTTCTGG TTCGCCTCTGGATCCCCTGGCTGCCCGAACCTCTCGCTGTGTCCTGTGTTTGGAGGAGCGACGCCACTCCACAGCCACACCCTGCGGCCACCTCTTCTGCTGGGAGTGTATTACAGAGTGGTGCAATACCAAG GAAGAGTGCCCGCTGTGCAGGGAAAAATTCCAGCCCCATAGACTTGTCTATCTACGGAATTACAAATAG
- the LOC117426096 gene encoding peroxisome biogenesis factor 10-like isoform X1, protein MTLQPANQPQLIRSTQKDDYYQNCLRNNANEAFQTLAGSKKWLEWRKEIELLSDLAYYCLTTFSGFQTLGEEYVNILQVDPTKRKVPSRARRGALICLHVFVPYLLDKMLVRLEHELQAETVGPRAPQTRDWNLTSFFRERAQWAVGRLTETQRRTLLHGTYVLRQGVTFAHRLHVALFYINGAFYHLGKRVSGISYLRVRGLPGDDRAVRTSYKLLGAVSLLQLALTVALQINNFRQRQRARQEWKQYRNLASSGSSPLDPLAARTSRCVLCLEERRHSTATPCGHLFCWECITEWCNTKEECPLCREKFQPHRLVYLRNYK, encoded by the exons ATGACTCTGCAACCTGCAAACCAACCACAGCTAATCCGATCCACTCAGAAAGATGACTATTACCAGAATTGTCTTCGGAATAATGCCAATGAAGCTTTTCAGACATTAGCTG GATCTAAAAAGTGGCTGGAATGGAGGAAAGAGATTGAGTTGCTGTCAGACCTTGCATACTACTGTTTGACAACATTTTCAG GTTTTCAAACCCTCGGGGAGGAGTACGTCAATATCCTCCAGGTTGACCCCACTAAGCGGAAAGTCCCTTCCCGTGCCAGACGTGGAGCTTTAATCTGCCTTCACGTCTTTGTGCCGTATCTCCTGGACAAGATGCTGGTCCGGCTGGAGCATGAACTCCAAGCAGAAACCGTGGGGCCCCGTGCTCCTCAAACCAGAGACTGGAATCTGACCTCGTTCTTCAGGGAAAGGGCTCAATGGGCCGTGGGGAGactcacagagacacagaggAGGACGCTTCTTCATGGGACGTACGTTCTGAGGCAAGGAGTCACGTTTGCACACAGACTGCATGTAGCTCTCTTCTATATTAACGGAGCATTTTACCACCTTGGGAAGAGGGTATCAGGCATTAGCTAT CTCCGTGTTCGAGGGTTGCCAGGAGATGACCGCGCTGTCCGTACCAGTTACAAGCTCTTGGGTGCGGTGTCGTTACTGCAGCTGGCACTGACGGTTGCGTTGCAGATCAACAACTTCAGACAGAGGCAGAGGGCCAGGCAGGAGTGGAAACAATACAGAAACCTCGCCTCTTCTGG CAGTTCGCCTCTGGATCCCCTGGCTGCCCGAACCTCTCGCTGTGTCCTGTGTTTGGAGGAGCGACGCCACTCCACAGCCACACCCTGCGGCCACCTCTTCTGCTGGGAGTGTATTACAGAGTGGTGCAATACCAAG GAAGAGTGCCCGCTGTGCAGGGAAAAATTCCAGCCCCATAGACTTGTCTATCTACGGAATTACAAATAG